The genomic segment ACCGGCGACCATTGCCCGCCCCTCGGCTTGAGCCCGGCGCAGCAGCGGCGCCAGACATTTGCCGCCCTTCTGGATCAGCTTGAGGGACTGGCGCGAGACCAGCCGCTGCTGATCATCTGCGAGGATATGCATTGGGCCGATGCGACGACACTTGAGCTGTTCGATCTCGCGGTCGATCGGATCAGAGGACTGCCGATCCTCGTGCTCCTGACGTCCCGGCCGGAGTTCGAGCCCTCCTGGTCGGGCCTTGCCAACGTCAGTCTGTTGCGGCTCGACCGGCTCGATCGGCAGGACACGCGCGCGCTCGTCGAGCAGATTGTCGTCGGTCGCCAGCTGCCACGCGAGATGATGGAGCAGATCATCGACAAGACCGATGGCATTCCGTTATTCGTCGAGGAATTGACCAAGATGGTGCTGGAGTCCGGGCTGCTCGTCGAGGATGCCGGGCGCTACCGCCTGAACTGTCCGCTGCCGCCGCTTGCTATCCCTGCGACGCTGCAGGATTCGCTGATGGCGCGGCTCGACCGGCTCGCTCCGGTCAAGGAGGTGGCCCAGATAGGCGCCGCCATTGGCCGCGACTTCTCGTACGCGCTGTTGAAAACCGTGGCGGGACGCGACGATCTGACGCTGGGCGCGGCGCTGGGACAACTCGAAGAGGCCGAACTGCTGCTGCGTCGTGGGACGCCGCCCGAAGCAAATTACAGTTTCAAGCACGCTCTTGTTCAGGAAGCGGCCTACGAGAGTCTGCTTAGGAGCAAACGGCAGGTGCTTCACACACGGATTGGCGATGTCCTGCGCGAGAAGTTTCCAGTCGTCGCCGAGACCGAGCCGGAAGTCCTGGCGCACCACTTCACCGAGGCGGGGCTGAGCGAGATCGCACTCGAGTGGTGGCGCAAGGCGGGTCAGCAGGCGTTGAAACGCTCGGCCTATTCCGAGGCGATCGCGCATCTCGGCAAGGCCATCGCGATCGCCGATCAATTGCCTGACGAACCCCGCCGGATGATGAGCAGGCTGCATCTTCAAATCGCATATGGCCGTGCCTTGCGGGGCAGCCTCGGCCACAGCGCTCCGGAAACGGTCGCGGCATGGACGCGCGCGCGACAATTCGCGGCTGGTATCGATGATCCCGTTGAACTTGCGCCGGTCCATTCCGGCCTCTTCAATGCCTGCCTGACGCATGGCGAACTTGCTCCGATGCGGGAGCTGGCGGATGCCATCAGGAGCGCCGCTGAGCGACGGCCGGACTCGCCGGTGGCCGCCGTCGTGGCCCATTGGACCGGCGGCGTGACGTGCTGGTTCGCCGGCGGGTATTCGAATGCGCGTACGCATCTTGAGCGGGCGCTGGCGATCTATCGGGCCGAACCGGATCCGGCGACGTTCAGAGCTTCGGCGCTGGATCTTCCGTTCGTCATCATGCGATTTCTCGCCCTGGTGCTCTGGCCGCTCGGCGACATCGCTCGTGCGCGCAGGCTCGCCGCGGAAGCGGTGGGTACTCCGGGAGAAAAACGGGCGCTGTCCCAGGCCAATGCGCTGGTTCATCGCGCCGTGTTCGACGGAGTATGCGGGGGCATGTTGCAGCAGACAGAGACGATCCTGGCGCTCGGTCTCGCGCGCGACCACACGATGCCGCTGTACGTGGCCGCCGGCACCTACCTGAATGGCCTTGCCAAGTGGCGTGCCGGCGACCGAATGGCCGGACTGGCGGACATGCGTCACGGCTGGACCTTCCTGCACGAGAACGATTGCTACCTCTGCGAACCGTTCTGGGGGATGCATGTCGCCCTGGCGATTGCAGATGTCGGCGAAGTCGAGACCGGGCTGGAAATCCTGGACGAATTGATCGCCGGGACGGGACAATCCGGCCAGCATTGGCTTGATGCCGAACTGCACCGTGTCCGCGGTAAACTCTTGTCACGCGAAAACCCTTCGGACGAATCCAGTGCCGAAGACGCTCTCAGGCGAGCGCTGGAGATCGCACGACATCAGCAGACCAGGACTTTCGAGCTGCGTAGCGCCCTTGAACTTGCACGCCTGTACAAGACAAATGGCCGAGCGGGTGCGCTATCCGAAGTGCTCGCGCCCGTGCTCGCTGAATTCGAGGCGGAGCATGGTCTTCCCGAATTCGCGGAAGCAAAAGCGCTGCTTGGGAATGGGCGTTAGCCGCGCCGCCATTCGATCGGTACAAGCGCCGCGCCGACTTGAAGCCAGAATAGGTCGGCTTCTTGTTATCGATCCCGAGCCGTAGTTCTCCGGTT from the Bradyrhizobium sp. WBAH42 genome contains:
- a CDS encoding adenylate/guanylate cyclase domain-containing protein — its product is MQIAEWLDKLGLAQYAQRFAQNGIDIGVLPELMDEDFEKLGVLLGHRRKMLRAIADLDPAALIASPAPPQDAERRHLTVMFCDLVGSTALSARLDPEDMWEVIRAYRAACASVVGAYDGRIARFVGDGILVYFGYPRAHEDDAERAVRAGLDMIAAIRQLKTGTDERAELRIAIATGLVVVGDLISGDASEEHATIGDTPNLAARLQSLAEPGVVVVASSTRRLLGDLFSLRNLGRREVKGMADPIAVWAVEGATASESRFEAVRAARSIGFVGRKSEIEFILSRQREAWQGRGQIVLISGEAGIGKSRIVATLSESPSLGTHRRVRYQCSPYHTNSALHPFVAQLERAAGIRSHDTPDQKLDKLEAMLAIGTQQVARATPLIAALLSIPTGDHCPPLGLSPAQQRRQTFAALLDQLEGLARDQPLLIICEDMHWADATTLELFDLAVDRIRGLPILVLLTSRPEFEPSWSGLANVSLLRLDRLDRQDTRALVEQIVVGRQLPREMMEQIIDKTDGIPLFVEELTKMVLESGLLVEDAGRYRLNCPLPPLAIPATLQDSLMARLDRLAPVKEVAQIGAAIGRDFSYALLKTVAGRDDLTLGAALGQLEEAELLLRRGTPPEANYSFKHALVQEAAYESLLRSKRQVLHTRIGDVLREKFPVVAETEPEVLAHHFTEAGLSEIALEWWRKAGQQALKRSAYSEAIAHLGKAIAIADQLPDEPRRMMSRLHLQIAYGRALRGSLGHSAPETVAAWTRARQFAAGIDDPVELAPVHSGLFNACLTHGELAPMRELADAIRSAAERRPDSPVAAVVAHWTGGVTCWFAGGYSNARTHLERALAIYRAEPDPATFRASALDLPFVIMRFLALVLWPLGDIARARRLAAEAVGTPGEKRALSQANALVHRAVFDGVCGGMLQQTETILALGLARDHTMPLYVAAGTYLNGLAKWRAGDRMAGLADMRHGWTFLHENDCYLCEPFWGMHVALAIADVGEVETGLEILDELIAGTGQSGQHWLDAELHRVRGKLLSRENPSDESSAEDALRRALEIARHQQTRTFELRSALELARLYKTNGRAGALSEVLAPVLAEFEAEHGLPEFAEAKALLGNGR